Proteins encoded in a region of the Augochlora pura isolate Apur16 chromosome 4, APUR_v2.2.1, whole genome shotgun sequence genome:
- the LOC144468313 gene encoding uncharacterized protein LOC144468313 — MNRPECPGPCNLRNRRDHCRRACLQHVATLLEELPPCIRARLRPEDVADACGALPKFPSTTYRDVSTGDEPPATKPAEQGKTIGDVGAVKGGDPSKDDQLKTKVTGGCSTIQTDAACQEPTAGEQRRTSGDQQGTSTDRQGTSRDQRGTEDQQQEAETQTVELGSMVIAKRLESMRSNIGNVSVVLKHTASRLTGFLGFKKAVCSCRSIQAMMYSAVLLVLTAFARDTELYQFFLSSQICGVIVVLCWKIAGSVPI; from the exons ATGAACCGGCCGGAGTGCCCGGGCCCCTGCAATTTGAGGAACAGGCGCGACCATTGCCGGCGCGCCTGCCTGCAACACGTCGCCACGCTGCTCGAGGAGCTTCCTCCTTGCATAAGGGCCAGGCTGAGGCCCGAGGACGTCGCCGATGCCTGCGGTGCTCTGCCCAAGTTCCCGTCGACGACCTATCGCGACGTGTCCACCGGCGACGAACCACCAGCGACGAAGCCGGCCGAACAAGGGAAGACGATCGGAGACGTCGGAGCGGTCAAGGGCGGCGATCCGAGCAAGGATGACCAGTTGAAG ACAAAGGTGACCGGCGGCTGCTCGACCATCCAAACCGATGCCGCGTGCCAAGAACCGACCGCCGGAGAGCAACGACGGACTTCCGGAGACCAGCAAGGAACATCCACAGACCGGCAAGGGACTTCCAGAGATCAGCGAGGGACTGAAGACCAACAGCAGGAAGCGGAGACCCAAACCGTCGAACTCGGCAGCATGGTGATCGCGAAGAGGCTCGAATCGATGCGGTCGAACATCGGGAACGTGTCGGTGGTCCTGAAGCACACCGCGTCGCGGCTGACCGGCTTCTTGGGTTTCAAGAAAGCGGTCTGCTCCTGCCGATCGATCCAGGCGATGATGTACTCGGCCGTTCTACTGGTGTTGACGGCGTTCGCCCGGGACACCGAGCTCTACCAGTTCTTCCTGTCCAGCCAGATCTGCGGCGTCATCGTGGTCCTCTGCTGGAAGATCGCCGGCAGCGTACCGATTTGA